The Brassica napus cultivar Da-Ae chromosome C7, Da-Ae, whole genome shotgun sequence genomic interval CTCGAGCTAGGTTATTCAAGAACCCTGGATCCTTCAGCTACAAGAGACTGCTTCCGTACTTGATGCAAGCTGCAGATGGAACTCCATCCGGCCAGTGTTCTAAACCGGAGCAGAATCCTCCTAATGTTAACGGAGAGAATGTGGAAGTTGCTgaagttcagaaggaggaagcaagTGAACCGATAAAAGCCGAATGTCAACTTCCTGAACCCACCAAAGATGTTGCCCAATCAGTGGAAGGACTCGTTAGTAAATATTTTGGAAGTGGAAACACAAGCCCTTTGAAGAAGGTTGAGCCCACCAAAGCTGTTGAGCAATCAGCGGATGGAGTTATCAATAAACATTCAGCTGTAGGTGGAAACACCAGCCCTTCGAAGAAGGTTATTGCGTCCAGCCCCAACAAAAAATTTGTAAGATTCTATCCACAGAACAACTTTCTTCTATTAGCTTCATTTCAAGGGGTTGTTTCATGTTTGGGTTATAAACTTTTTGTTCCATTTGTCTAACACTGAGAATCGCTTGGATACGAAGCAGGCATGCTCTAGGCGCAAGTTGTTCAAAACACCAGGTTCCGTTAACTACAGAAGAATGCTTCCGTATCTCAAAGATATTCAAGAAGATAATCCTTGTAAGCCTATCTCTAGTCCAATATAAACAAACTCTTAGATTCTTATAGCCAAAGTTGGTAATAGTGCTGCATCAATACAGATTACTTAGATACTGATGGTACATTGCCTTTGCTGATTTTTCTAGGCGTGCTTGAGACAGTTAATCATCCAGATCATAATAAGGACACAGGGGGGAATACTCCATCACCGATGTTAGTGTCTGTGAACGAAGGGGCAGAGGATATGGTGATGGAAAATGTTACTAGAGAATTAGATACTGAcaaagacaaagacaaagagCTAGTCCCGTGTGAAGCTGTTTCTGAGTCCCCAGAACGTTCTGATACTGACAAGGAACAAGAAACTCAAGTTAAGCATGTCATCCCAGACACTGAGAAGAACTTGGGAACTCCTCAGAATGCTTTGGGCTCTGAGGTCCAGTTCTCATCTCCTATTGCTGGCTCAGGAGATTCAAGTGAGGTTGCTTTATCTGCATTGAACAACCCATTTGTTCAAAACTTGGCGGGTGAAGAAATTATGAAGGCAGACGCTAAAAACAGAGAAGAGCAAGTAGAGGCAAATGGTTCGGATCTAACAGCTGAGCCGCTTGATCCTTCTGCTGTATCCGGAACCCCCACATCCATCTCTCCCTCGAAAGGGATTCTGAAAAGGAATGTAAGAGGATGTAGAGGGATATGCTCTTGTTTGAACTGCTCCTCCTTCCGTCTAAACGCAGAAAGAGCATTCGAGTTCTCAAGGAATCAACTCCAAGATAAAGTTATGGTTTTGGATCTTCTTGGAGAAATATCTCTTCTCAAGGAGTCCTTGGAGAAACAGAGTTCAGCAGATCACAATGAATCCTACAAAATTCAAGTGAGTTCATAACAAACTTCATAACCGTTCTCTTAGTGGTTTAGTCACAGTAATCGATCTCTTTATTGGTTTCGTATCTTCACTTAAGTAAACAGTGCTTATTACTCCGTTAAATGGTCTTATACTATGCTTTGCTTTGCTGAATctgaaaattgttattttaacaGGCTGGAGAAGCTGCAAAGAGAGCTAATGAGGCTGCAGATCTTGCAAAAAGCCGCCTCTATCAAATGAACGACGACCTTCAAGTTCACTGCAGAATCCCcgtgagttaaaaaaaaaatcattctgcTTTATGTGAAAGACAACGTCTAGTTGAAACTATTTTGAAACACATGATTCTCACTCTCCATGTTTTGTCTCCAGAACGAACAACGAGCAAAAGTGAAATTCGCTCACTACGTCCACGAGAAGACCATCCTACAAGCATCCCAACTTGACCCCTAAACCACTATTAAGCAACTAGCACCCTTTTCAACTGTCTTCAGGATTATCCAGTTtcatgttcttcttttttttaaagtgaaagGTATTACCTGTCACTTTCATTTGTCACTCTTCAGCAAAAAGAGAGAAACTATAGATCATAGATCAAGTTGTCGTTATGCATATAGTCCTTGTGATCATATTTATTAccctgttttaatttttttttttaccttttcaaaAATAACCTCTTCTTCAATGGTACATACACAGCCTACAAAAGCAAATTTCGTGTGATCTCGTACCAAGTTGCAGATAACAACAACATTGGGCGTTGCTTAATCAGTTAACCCACATGTTTGCTTGTGAGCTTTTATACCTTTTGCCTTTTGATTTGGATTGTTATTGACGGAATTCATATTTGTATATAGGCTTGGATCATTGGTTCGGTTATTTTGGGTTTTTAGTATTTtggatattaaatatataaaaattagtcAGATATACATTTAGATTGGTTTggctcgttttttttttttggttttcggttcagTTAAGATAATATAGCTAGGAACTAACTAATACCTCACAAAAACTATATTCAATTAGGTTCTGGTTGGGTCTTtctgattttggtttggtttgttttttttcggTTAAAAACAAGACTTAAGTGTATTGTTTGTTTTGGCGTCAACCAAGAatctgaattttattttaatttatttaggaCAATGTCCTGAGTCCCGTGACACATTTATTGACTCGTAAGAATGAATACGCATTGAAACAATAACCAAATccaatgaagaaaaatcaatttattaaaaaaaaaagagccaaCAACAAAGAGAATTTGCACTAAACAACAAGAGAGATAGGCATCATTGTTTCTTAGACTCTAGACCTCCTACACTCTGGTGGGAACCCTTGAGGAAACCTTTTAAGATCAGAGCAATAATCATAGATCATGAAATACTTTTGAACCCATCtcaatcttcttcttccataAGCATTAAGCTCATTAGGCACCTGAGATTCACCATCAGCGAATGTGCTC includes:
- the BNACNNG38040D gene encoding uncharacterized protein BNACNNG38040D isoform X1, with the protein product MTESLQISRKRMRFSSSSASETLLASKSQYHRHRSGRIEPTGDGLRFSQSPSVTGKITPKVLRTYPRVTIKDLRLRRVFTPSSIWEFKTKEQQSENHLCDSNVGEEGTKVDAGGLGNEHVKYFLKTTPLDSDSGPICEESNGSVVKRSGTTVCHKPVLHPCSRARLFKNPGSFSYKRLLPYLMQAADGTPSGQCSKPEQNPPNVNGENVEVAEVQKEEASEPIKAECQLPEPTKDVAQSVEGLVSKYFGSGNTSPLKKVEPTKAVEQSADGVINKHSAVGGNTSPSKKVIASSPNKKFQACSRRKLFKTPGSVNYRRMLPYLKDIQEDNPCVLETVNHPDHNKDTGGNTPSPMLVSVNEGAEDMVMENVTRELDTDKDKDKELVPCEAVSESPERSDTDKEQETQVKHVIPDTEKNLGTPQNALGSEVQFSSPIAGSGDSSEVALSALNNPFVQNLAGEEIMKADAKNREEQVEANGSDLTAEPLDPSAVSGTPTSISPSKGILKRNVRGCRGICSCLNCSSFRLNAERAFEFSRNQLQDKVMVLDLLGEISLLKESLEKQSSADHNESYKIQAGEAAKRANEAADLAKSRLYQMNDDLQVHCRIPNEQRAKVKFAHYVHEKTILQASQLDP
- the BNACNNG38040D gene encoding uncharacterized protein BNACNNG38040D isoform X2, which encodes MTESLQISRKRMRFSSSSASETLLASKSQYHRHRSGRIEPTGDGLRFSQSPSVTGKITPKVLRTYPRVTIKDLRLRRVFTPSSIWEFKTKEQQSENHLCDSNVGEEGTKVDAGGLGNEHVKYFLKTTPLDSDSGPICEESNGSVVKRSGTTVCHKPVLHPCSRARLFKNPGSFSYKRLLPYLMQAADGTPSGQCSKPEQNPPNVNGENVEVAEVQKEEASEPIKAECQLPEPTKDVAQSVEGLVSKYFGSGNTSPLKKVEPTKAVEQSADGVINKHSAVGGNTSPSKKVIASSPNKKFACSRRKLFKTPGSVNYRRMLPYLKDIQEDNPCVLETVNHPDHNKDTGGNTPSPMLVSVNEGAEDMVMENVTRELDTDKDKDKELVPCEAVSESPERSDTDKEQETQVKHVIPDTEKNLGTPQNALGSEVQFSSPIAGSGDSSEVALSALNNPFVQNLAGEEIMKADAKNREEQVEANGSDLTAEPLDPSAVSGTPTSISPSKGILKRNVRGCRGICSCLNCSSFRLNAERAFEFSRNQLQDKVMVLDLLGEISLLKESLEKQSSADHNESYKIQAGEAAKRANEAADLAKSRLYQMNDDLQVHCRIPNEQRAKVKFAHYVHEKTILQASQLDP